A stretch of Crossiella cryophila DNA encodes these proteins:
- a CDS encoding class II 3-deoxy-7-phosphoheptulonate synthase translates to MNWTVDVPVDTLPALPPLPPELRTRLDDALARPAAQQPDWPDPEQVRNVRAVLESVPPITVPPEIERLRDRLAQVARGEAFLLQGGDCAETFADNTEPHIRGNIRTLLQMAIVLTYGASMPVVKVGRIAGQYAKPRSSGTDALGLPTYRGDMVNSLIATPEARAHDPSRLVRAYANAGAAMNLVRALTSAGMADLHRVHDWNKDFVRSSPAGERYEAVAAEIDRGLRFMQACGVNDHNLETVELYASHEALVLDYERAMLRMDVSGDTPKLYDLSAHFLWIGERTRQLDGAHIAFAELLSNPIGLKIGPSTTPEMAVEYVQRLDPHNVPGRLTLISRMGNGKVREVLPPIVEKVTASGHQVIWQCDPMHGNTIEASTGYKTRHFDRIVDEVQGFFEVHRKLGTHPGGIHIELTGEDVTECLGGAQEISDDDLAGRYETACDPRLNTQQSLELAFLVAEMLRN, encoded by the coding sequence GTGAACTGGACCGTGGACGTGCCGGTCGACACGCTGCCAGCGTTGCCGCCCCTACCGCCCGAATTGCGCACCCGCCTCGACGACGCCCTCGCCCGTCCCGCTGCCCAGCAGCCGGACTGGCCCGACCCCGAGCAGGTCCGCAACGTCCGCGCCGTGCTCGAGAGTGTTCCCCCGATCACGGTGCCGCCGGAGATCGAGCGCCTTCGCGACCGTCTGGCCCAGGTGGCCCGCGGTGAGGCGTTCCTGCTCCAGGGCGGCGACTGCGCGGAGACCTTCGCCGACAACACCGAGCCGCACATCCGGGGCAACATCCGGACGCTGCTCCAGATGGCGATCGTGCTGACCTACGGCGCTTCCATGCCGGTGGTCAAGGTGGGCCGGATCGCTGGGCAGTATGCCAAGCCCCGCTCCTCCGGCACGGACGCGCTGGGCCTGCCCACCTACCGGGGCGACATGGTCAACTCGCTGATCGCCACCCCGGAGGCGCGCGCGCACGACCCGTCCCGGCTGGTCCGCGCCTACGCCAACGCGGGCGCGGCGATGAACCTGGTCCGCGCGCTGACCAGCGCGGGCATGGCCGACCTGCACCGGGTGCACGACTGGAACAAGGACTTCGTGCGCTCCTCGCCCGCCGGTGAGCGTTACGAGGCGGTGGCCGCCGAGATCGACCGCGGGCTGCGCTTCATGCAGGCCTGTGGCGTCAACGACCACAACCTGGAGACCGTCGAGCTGTACGCCAGCCACGAGGCGCTCGTGCTGGACTACGAGCGCGCGATGCTGCGGATGGACGTCAGCGGGGACACCCCCAAGCTGTACGACCTGTCCGCGCACTTCCTGTGGATCGGCGAGCGCACCCGCCAGCTCGACGGCGCGCACATCGCCTTCGCCGAGCTGCTGTCCAACCCGATCGGCCTCAAGATCGGCCCGAGCACCACGCCGGAGATGGCCGTGGAGTACGTGCAGCGGCTCGACCCGCACAACGTGCCCGGCCGCCTGACGCTGATCTCGCGGATGGGCAACGGCAAGGTCCGCGAGGTGCTGCCGCCCATCGTGGAGAAGGTCACCGCCTCCGGCCACCAGGTCATCTGGCAGTGCGACCCGATGCACGGCAACACCATCGAGGCCAGCACCGGCTACAAGACCCGGCACTTCGACCGGATCGTGGACGAGGTGCAGGGCTTCTTCGAGGTGCACCGCAAGCTCGGCACCCACCCCGGTGGCATCCACATCGAGCTGACCGGTGAGGACGTCACCGAATGCCTCGGTGGGGCCCAGGAGATCTCCGACGACGACCTGGCCGGTCGTTACGAGACCGCCTGCGACCCGCGGCTGAACACCCAGCAGTCCCTGGAACTGGCCTTCCTGGTCGCGGAGATGCTCCGCAACTGA
- a CDS encoding HAD family hydrolase: MREPLLVASDLDGTLLGPLAHLSEGTRSAVAAVTAAGVPFVLATARPPRWTHPISDRLGLDGYAVTANGALIHHLGERRAVRSWPLDPVLLADAASALTKAIPGCSFAVELSPEHAPEFPDGVFLTELEHPIGWPEPLLPGGSLAHAPRAEVLGRPAVKLLVQRAGVPSAELCLAAEAVLAGAVDITYSGAGAMIELSAPGISKATGLRWVAERLGVNQADVLAFGDMPNDLDMIKWAGHGVAMANAHPDLRALADEVSTATNAEDGMAQVLARWFR; the protein is encoded by the coding sequence ATGCGAGAACCATTGCTGGTGGCCTCGGACCTGGACGGCACCCTGCTCGGCCCACTGGCCCACCTCAGCGAAGGCACCAGGTCGGCGGTTGCCGCGGTCACCGCGGCCGGGGTCCCGTTCGTGCTCGCCACCGCCCGCCCGCCGCGCTGGACCCACCCGATCAGCGACCGGCTCGGCCTGGACGGCTACGCGGTCACCGCCAACGGCGCCCTCATCCACCACCTGGGCGAACGCCGCGCCGTGCGGAGCTGGCCGCTGGACCCGGTGCTGCTCGCCGACGCCGCCTCCGCGCTGACCAAGGCCATCCCCGGCTGCTCCTTCGCGGTGGAACTCAGCCCCGAGCACGCCCCCGAGTTCCCCGACGGCGTCTTCCTCACCGAACTGGAGCACCCGATCGGCTGGCCGGAACCACTGCTGCCCGGCGGCAGCCTTGCGCACGCGCCCAGGGCCGAGGTGCTGGGCCGTCCCGCGGTCAAACTGCTGGTCCAGCGGGCCGGCGTGCCCAGCGCGGAGCTGTGCCTGGCCGCCGAGGCGGTGCTGGCCGGCGCGGTCGACATCACCTACTCCGGTGCGGGCGCCATGATCGAACTCTCCGCCCCCGGCATCTCCAAGGCCACCGGCCTGCGCTGGGTCGCCGAGCGCCTTGGCGTCAACCAGGCCGACGTGCTGGCCTTCGGCGACATGCCCAACGACCTGGACATGATCAAGTGGGCCGGGCACGGGGTGGCCATGGCCAACGCCCACCCCGACCTGCGTGCGCTGGCCGACGAGGTCAGCACCGCCACCAACGCCGAGGACGGCATGGCCCAGGTCCTGGCCCGCTGGTTCCGCTGA
- a CDS encoding ABC transporter permease — MKPLSYLVDAQVMIGRNLRHIVRNPEQLAVMLLIPTAMLVIFRYMFGGAVATQGTSYVNYLIAGILVISVGTNSMPTAVGVRQDMADGIVDRFRAMPMLSSAVIIGHVAATVVRTTVSTVTMILIGLLLGFRPQASPLDWLAIFGLLWLLAAAMAWIAALFGLLARTVEGASGLSLILLFVPYASSAFVPAHTLPDWLRAFVEHQPLTLVMDTVRPLLLGVPTTGQGWLAVLWWSAILLVVAPLTGRLFRRRTAA; from the coding sequence GTGAAACCACTGTCCTACCTGGTCGACGCCCAGGTGATGATCGGCCGCAATCTCCGGCACATCGTGCGCAACCCGGAGCAGCTGGCGGTGATGCTGCTGATCCCGACCGCCATGCTGGTGATCTTCCGGTACATGTTCGGCGGCGCGGTGGCCACCCAGGGCACCAGCTACGTCAACTACCTGATCGCGGGCATCCTGGTGATCAGCGTGGGCACCAACTCGATGCCCACCGCGGTCGGCGTGCGCCAGGACATGGCCGACGGGATCGTGGACCGCTTCCGCGCGATGCCGATGCTCAGTTCGGCGGTGATCATCGGGCACGTGGCAGCCACCGTGGTGCGCACCACGGTGTCCACGGTGACCATGATCCTGATCGGCCTGCTGCTCGGGTTCCGGCCGCAGGCGAGCCCGCTGGACTGGCTGGCGATCTTCGGGCTGCTGTGGCTGCTGGCCGCGGCGATGGCCTGGATCGCGGCCCTGTTCGGCCTGCTCGCGCGCACCGTGGAGGGGGCGAGCGGACTGAGCCTGATCCTGCTGTTCGTGCCGTACGCCAGCAGTGCCTTCGTGCCGGCGCACACCCTGCCGGACTGGCTGCGCGCCTTTGTCGAGCACCAGCCGCTGACGCTGGTGATGGACACCGTGCGCCCACTGCTGCTGGGCGTGCCGACCACCGGGCAGGGCTGGCTGGCCGTGCTGTGGTGGAGCGCGATCCTGCTGGTCGTGGCCCCGCTGACCGGCCGGTTGTTCCGCAGGCGGACGGCAGCCTGA
- a CDS encoding ATP-binding cassette domain-containing protein: METDAVISVSGLRKSFGSVEVLRGVDLTVRRGRMLALLGQNGAGKTTVVRILSTLLAADGGTALVNGADVGRRPDRVRRMIGLTGQQTALDGLLTGRENLVMLGRLHRLDRRAAKARAAELLAEFDLVEAADRAVSGYSGGMKRRLDLAASLITTPPVLFLDEPTTGLDPRSRTTLWAAIERLLAGGTTILLTTQYLEEADRLADQVVVLDHGRVIAEGTPAELKAKVGAERLELTFGTAAELDRALLALPGEPLRHEGEQARLSLAVDGARHLRLLLGHLEAAGLEPTGLALTRPTLDDVFLSLTGAHPESERIGGAA; the protein is encoded by the coding sequence ATGGAAACGGACGCCGTGATCAGCGTGTCCGGCCTGCGCAAGTCCTTCGGTTCGGTGGAGGTGCTGCGCGGGGTGGACCTGACCGTGCGGCGTGGGCGGATGCTCGCGCTGCTGGGGCAGAACGGGGCGGGCAAGACCACGGTGGTGCGCATCCTGAGCACCCTGCTGGCAGCCGACGGGGGAACGGCCCTGGTCAACGGGGCCGATGTGGGCAGGCGGCCGGACCGGGTGCGCCGGATGATCGGCCTGACCGGGCAGCAGACCGCACTGGACGGGCTGCTCACCGGCCGGGAGAACCTGGTCATGCTGGGCCGCCTGCACCGGCTGGACCGGCGCGCGGCCAAGGCGAGGGCGGCCGAGCTGCTGGCCGAGTTCGACCTGGTCGAGGCGGCGGACCGGGCGGTCAGCGGCTACTCCGGCGGGATGAAGCGGCGGCTGGACCTGGCCGCCAGCCTGATCACCACGCCGCCGGTGCTGTTCCTGGACGAGCCCACCACCGGCCTGGACCCGCGCAGCCGTACCACGCTGTGGGCGGCCATCGAACGGCTGCTGGCCGGGGGCACCACGATCCTGCTGACCACCCAGTACCTGGAGGAGGCGGACCGGCTGGCCGACCAGGTGGTGGTGCTCGACCACGGGCGGGTGATCGCCGAGGGCACCCCGGCCGAGCTGAAGGCCAAGGTCGGCGCGGAACGCCTGGAACTGACCTTCGGCACCGCCGCGGAGCTGGACCGCGCCCTGCTCGCGCTACCCGGTGAACCACTGCGGCACGAGGGCGAGCAGGCCCGGCTCAGCCTCGCCGTGGACGGCGCCCGGCACCTGCGCCTGCTCCTCGGACACCTGGAGGCCGCGGGCCTGGAACCCACCGGCCTGGCCCTGACCAGGCCGACCCTCGACGACGTGTTCCTGTCCCTCACCGGCGCCCACCCGGAGTCCGAGCGCATCGGAGGCGCCGCGTGA
- a CDS encoding TetR/AcrR family transcriptional regulator codes for MSAEHEAMGRSLELLWGERAQPSRGPRPKMSVDRIVEAAVALADAEGLGALSMQRVAAGLGYTTMSLYRYVPAKEQLVDLMVDHAIGQPPAGLAGAPDWRAALEGWTRAFWQVCHRHPWLLKVQVDRPPVGPNQLSWLEAGLKALAGLGFEGYERVSVVTFVFAAVQGLAKVSIDQRPLSDGADGPVANAYAAALGRYVRPDRYPELAGIMAGGAFDVPEDYPEPDDILPDLEFGLSHLLNGIEAFVQARRSVTG; via the coding sequence ATGTCAGCCGAGCACGAGGCGATGGGCCGCAGCCTGGAGTTGCTCTGGGGTGAGCGGGCCCAGCCCAGCCGTGGCCCACGGCCGAAGATGTCGGTGGACAGGATCGTCGAGGCCGCGGTGGCGCTGGCCGACGCCGAGGGGCTGGGCGCGCTGTCCATGCAGCGGGTGGCGGCCGGACTGGGCTACACCACGATGTCGCTGTACCGCTACGTCCCGGCCAAGGAGCAACTGGTCGACCTGATGGTGGACCACGCCATCGGGCAGCCACCGGCCGGACTGGCCGGGGCGCCGGACTGGCGGGCCGCCCTGGAAGGCTGGACCCGGGCGTTCTGGCAGGTCTGCCACCGGCACCCGTGGCTGCTCAAGGTCCAGGTGGACCGGCCGCCGGTGGGGCCGAACCAGCTGTCCTGGCTGGAGGCCGGGCTCAAGGCGCTGGCCGGACTGGGCTTCGAGGGCTACGAGCGGGTCTCCGTGGTGACCTTCGTCTTCGCCGCGGTGCAGGGCCTGGCCAAGGTCTCCATCGACCAGCGGCCGCTCTCCGACGGGGCCGACGGGCCGGTGGCGAATGCCTACGCGGCCGCGCTGGGCCGCTACGTGCGCCCGGACCGCTACCCGGAACTGGCCGGGATCATGGCCGGCGGCGCCTTCGACGTGCCCGAGGACTACCCGGAACCCGACGACATACTGCCGGACCTGGAGTTCGGCCTGTCCCATCTGCTCAACGGGATCGAGGCGTTCGTCCAGGCCCGGCGGTCAGTCACTGGCTAA